The Caldisericaceae bacterium DNA segment CCCCTACTTCACCTTGTGCGTCCCTTATCTCTTTTACAAATCTAAAAGGTTTTAAATTCATTTTGCTAAAAACACCACTTAATGGTTTGTTTAATTTATTTGGCTTTAACTCGACAAAACCAAGGGCGATTGCATCGTAACCGTTCTTATCTTTTGTTTTTTTGTCAACAACTGTGCAAGGACCAGCCTGTATAACAGTAACAGGAATTAAAGTATCTTCAACATACACAGAAGTCATCCCTATTTTTAAACCCAATATTCCTTTAGCCATAATAACCTCCATTAGATTTTTATCTCAACTTCAACGCCCTGGGGAATATCCATATTGGCAAGTTTCTGTGTGATTTCTGGAGTTGCATCAATTATTTCAATCAATCTTTTATGAACGCAAATCTCAAATTGTTCTTGTGAATCCTTATCAATGTTAGGTGCTCTAAGAACGCTAAAAAATGTCCTCTTTGTTGGCAATGGGATTGGTCCTGAAACAGTAGCACCACTTGACTTGGCAAGTTCTACAATTTTAGCAGCCCACAAGTCGAGTATTTTGTTGTCGAAACCTTTTAATCTAATTCTTAGTCTATCTTTTTTCATAAACTCTCACACCCTCTCTATTCAATAACCTTTGTAATAACTCCGGCACCTA contains these protein-coding regions:
- the rpsJ gene encoding 30S ribosomal protein S10, whose translation is MKKDRLRIRLKGFDNKILDLWAAKIVELAKSSGATVSGPIPLPTKRTFFSVLRAPNIDKDSQEQFEICVHKRLIEIIDATPEITQKLANMDIPQGVEVEIKI